One genomic region from Candidatus Nitrosopumilus koreensis AR1 encodes:
- a CDS encoding DNA topoisomerase VI subunit B — MSSIKEKFNQISPSEFFYSNRDLAGFSNPTRSLYTAVREFVENALDACDQKGILPDVHLTIKAVDPDKPDPKPYILTVKDNGPGVDAKHIPLAFGTVLYGSKFGLKQARGMFGLGATMAILYGQITTNKPVIVKSSVDAKIQNQFEILLDIQKNKPIIVKHTEKEVAKKGLSVSICLEGDYSKAGNKIRDYVYETSLITPYATITFDDPKGQKFHHPRFVKDIPPPPTIIRPHPHGIDVERIRRMIVESQFEIPTIDDIMIEKVRKDLGLSKQSLSFTAIMAKAKKKWKNLSRQVRVVIALLSFLKMDFEKLSKIRIEDLDVPNKKLHYWDFGDSQSKTVDMDPESQYFKQLTNTVQGEPLTTFLTKRFQRIGPTTAVKFAEFAGFKPEKRMGTFTNQELVNLSDSLQKFDDFMAPDSSCLAPLGEEPLEKGIKKFFNPDFVAVVQRPASAYSGFPFIVEMGIAYGGDIKSGGPHVYRYANRIPLLYDEGSDVVLKVVNDTDWGRYKVKGDPPFIIVSHICSTRIPYKTAGKENVADRQEIERELRLGLQFLSRKLAAFMSKRGQAEMAKKRANLYAKYIPMIAEFCTELAGKKKQPNYKKILDELEPIETKPETKTVEEEKPIENK, encoded by the coding sequence ATGTCTTCTATTAAAGAAAAATTTAATCAAATCTCTCCTAGTGAGTTTTTCTACAGTAATCGTGACTTGGCTGGATTCAGTAATCCTACCCGTTCACTATATACTGCTGTTAGGGAGTTTGTTGAAAATGCTCTTGATGCATGTGATCAAAAAGGTATTCTGCCTGATGTACACCTGACAATCAAGGCTGTCGATCCTGACAAACCAGACCCAAAACCCTACATTTTGACTGTTAAGGATAATGGACCAGGAGTTGATGCTAAACATATTCCACTTGCATTTGGAACTGTTCTTTATGGCTCCAAATTTGGATTAAAACAAGCAAGAGGTATGTTTGGTCTTGGTGCAACAATGGCAATTTTGTATGGCCAAATTACTACCAACAAACCAGTAATTGTGAAAAGTTCAGTCGATGCAAAAATCCAAAATCAATTTGAAATTCTATTAGATATTCAAAAGAACAAACCGATAATTGTAAAACATACTGAAAAAGAAGTTGCAAAAAAAGGACTTTCAGTCAGTATTTGTTTAGAGGGTGATTACTCTAAAGCAGGAAACAAAATTCGTGATTATGTCTATGAAACATCATTAATTACTCCATATGCGACAATTACTTTTGATGATCCTAAAGGACAAAAGTTCCATCATCCTAGATTTGTAAAAGATATACCTCCTCCACCAACAATTATCAGACCACATCCACATGGAATTGATGTTGAAAGAATAAGAAGAATGATAGTTGAATCTCAATTTGAAATCCCAACCATTGATGATATAATGATTGAAAAGGTAAGAAAAGATTTAGGATTATCAAAACAAAGTCTTAGCTTTACTGCAATTATGGCAAAAGCAAAAAAGAAATGGAAAAATCTCTCTCGTCAGGTTCGTGTGGTAATAGCTTTGTTGTCATTTCTTAAAATGGATTTTGAAAAATTAAGTAAAATTAGAATTGAAGATCTTGATGTTCCAAACAAAAAATTACATTATTGGGACTTTGGAGACTCTCAATCAAAAACAGTTGATATGGATCCTGAAAGTCAGTATTTCAAGCAACTCACCAATACTGTTCAAGGTGAGCCACTGACAACTTTTCTTACAAAACGATTTCAGCGCATAGGTCCAACTACAGCTGTAAAATTTGCAGAATTTGCAGGCTTCAAACCTGAAAAACGTATGGGTACTTTTACCAATCAAGAACTAGTAAACCTAAGTGATTCATTACAGAAATTCGATGATTTTATGGCTCCGGACTCTAGTTGTTTGGCTCCATTAGGTGAGGAGCCGTTAGAAAAAGGAATCAAGAAATTTTTCAATCCTGATTTTGTTGCAGTAGTTCAACGACCAGCGTCAGCTTATTCGGGATTTCCATTTATCGTTGAGATGGGAATTGCATATGGTGGTGATATTAAATCGGGTGGGCCACATGTGTATCGATACGCAAACAGAATCCCATTACTTTATGATGAAGGAAGTGATGTGGTCCTAAAAGTTGTAAATGATACTGATTGGGGTAGATACAAGGTAAAAGGCGATCCACCATTTATCATAGTGTCTCATATTTGTTCAACTAGAATTCCGTACAAGACTGCAGGAAAAGAAAATGTTGCAGATAGGCAAGAGATTGAACGTGAATTAAGATTAGGACTACAATTCTTGTCAAGAAAACTTGCGGCATTTATGTCCAAACGAGGACAAGCTGAAATGGCAAAAAAGAGGGCAAATCTTTATGCAAAATACATCCCAATGATCGCAGAGTTTTGTACTGAACTTGCTGGAAAGAAAAAACAACCTAATTACAAGAAAATTTTAGATGAACTAGAACCTATTGAAACTAAACCTGAAACAAAAACTGTAGAGGAGGAAAAACCAATTGAAAACAAATAA
- a CDS encoding biofilm-associated protein — protein MNKPSMRGILLSIVLLFSIALISIPPDVYAQGINAESVGLEETTIIEFTNDSDEEINSFRIWLGADFNFKSFKTEKGWVGEKTPQGVIIFTTSESIKKGESVKFGVKTDNKNPGINWKAIDIKSNEQDTGKVLPKELPPVVENTEIKSGKTSTGAGILSDSIFRIIPEKPNAGSSIRVTGDNFGASQEFDFYIDNSKIGSFETDENGHFMTTMKIPENQDAERVDFKVKDSDGEEKKISLRLGQVENRIPIAENIKLTIKGIPDVIHRGDFLEISGTGKPNSAVTAEIKTEDGKIINSRTAEIDAKGNWKLAEPIIIPLDTPFGKYSATITDGRENILKSWTVETDKKIIIAPSELKFELGEIMQFNGTAVPNKPIEIVLEDPQGKELFSDIIQVDESGFIEFEYKTEQSSAKGTYTLIATQEKDTEFIYAGLGQLPTIPVNLEFDKLNYSTADTAMISFTGKASEIISLLIIDPSDKPKGDTISIKLEPDGTAEYELDLSGYASGVYSAVASKGSAQSSEIFTVGLQTGSGEIQINTTKLSYAPGDSVLILGDTAKNVLLTVTMKDPDGNIVKERQTFSDKNGKISEGSFRIPSEAKSGMWTITAKSGSNFDTIEIEVISTVTEGIQISVQKGADIPGYGKTLQIKIVGVSQTVNIDIISEEGEIIESLSFQASSQGEINQPWIIPKDTEPGTYTIKVHDAFTSGETTFEIE, from the coding sequence ATGAACAAGCCCTCTATGAGAGGAATTTTACTCTCAATTGTATTGTTATTTTCAATAGCGTTAATTTCAATTCCACCAGATGTTTACGCTCAAGGAATTAATGCAGAAAGTGTAGGACTGGAAGAGACAACAATAATAGAATTTACAAATGATTCAGATGAGGAGATCAATAGTTTTAGAATATGGTTAGGTGCAGACTTCAATTTCAAGTCATTTAAAACTGAAAAAGGATGGGTAGGTGAAAAAACTCCACAAGGAGTCATTATTTTTACAACTTCAGAATCAATCAAAAAAGGAGAGTCAGTGAAGTTTGGAGTAAAAACAGACAACAAAAATCCAGGAATCAACTGGAAGGCAATTGACATAAAAAGTAATGAGCAAGATACAGGAAAAGTACTACCAAAAGAATTACCCCCAGTTGTAGAAAATACAGAAATTAAATCAGGAAAAACATCCACAGGTGCAGGAATTCTTTCAGATTCAATTTTTAGGATAATCCCAGAAAAACCTAATGCAGGTTCATCTATCAGAGTAACAGGAGATAATTTTGGAGCATCACAAGAATTTGATTTTTACATAGATAATTCAAAAATTGGCAGTTTTGAAACAGATGAAAATGGTCACTTTATGACAACAATGAAAATTCCAGAAAATCAAGATGCAGAAAGAGTAGATTTTAAGGTTAAAGATAGTGACGGAGAAGAAAAAAAGATCAGTTTAAGATTAGGACAAGTAGAAAATAGAATCCCAATTGCAGAAAACATTAAACTTACAATTAAGGGAATTCCAGATGTAATTCATAGAGGCGACTTTTTAGAGATTTCAGGTACAGGAAAACCCAACAGTGCAGTTACTGCAGAAATTAAAACAGAAGATGGAAAAATAATTAATTCAAGAACAGCTGAAATTGATGCTAAAGGAAACTGGAAATTGGCGGAACCAATAATCATTCCACTAGACACCCCATTTGGTAAATATAGTGCCACTATTACTGATGGAAGAGAAAATATTCTAAAATCATGGACAGTGGAAACAGATAAAAAAATAATCATTGCACCATCTGAATTAAAATTTGAACTTGGCGAAATAATGCAATTTAATGGAACAGCGGTGCCTAACAAACCAATTGAGATTGTTTTAGAAGATCCTCAAGGAAAAGAATTGTTTTCAGACATAATTCAGGTAGATGAATCAGGATTTATAGAATTTGAATACAAAACAGAACAATCATCTGCTAAAGGCACATACACATTAATTGCAACTCAAGAAAAAGATACAGAGTTTATTTATGCCGGATTAGGTCAACTACCTACAATTCCAGTCAATTTAGAATTTGATAAATTAAATTATAGCACTGCAGATACAGCAATGATTTCATTTACTGGAAAAGCTTCTGAAATCATTAGCTTGTTAATCATAGATCCATCTGACAAACCAAAAGGTGATACGATTTCTATCAAACTAGAACCAGACGGTACTGCAGAATATGAACTTGATTTATCAGGATATGCATCAGGGGTCTATTCAGCTGTAGCTAGTAAAGGAAGTGCACAAAGTTCAGAGATCTTCACAGTAGGATTACAAACAGGATCAGGGGAAATTCAGATAAACACAACAAAGTTAAGTTATGCCCCAGGAGATTCCGTGTTAATTTTAGGAGATACTGCAAAGAACGTGTTGCTTACAGTAACAATGAAGGATCCTGATGGAAATATAGTAAAAGAAAGACAAACTTTTTCAGATAAGAACGGAAAAATTTCAGAAGGGTCATTTAGAATCCCATCAGAGGCAAAAAGTGGAATGTGGACAATTACTGCAAAGAGCGGCTCAAACTTTGACACGATAGAAATAGAAGTAATATCAACAGTTACCGAAGGCATACAAATTTCTGTTCAAAAAGGTGCAGATATCCCAGGATATGGAAAAACTTTGCAAATAAAGATAGTAGGAGTTAGTCAAACAGTAAATATTGATATTATATCTGAAGAAGGAGAGATCATAGAGTCACTATCGTTCCAAGCATCATCACAAGGAGAGATAAATCAACCATGGATAATTCCAAAAGATACAGAGCCAGGAACATACACAATTAAAGTACATGATGCGTTTACTTCAGGCGAAACTACATTTGAGATAGAGTAA
- a CDS encoding DNA topoisomerase IV subunit A — MKTNKEKAKEISKKAKEKQKSVLESLKNHGAKIYEDLENGRFPKFSIPSRSVGNIVYDKKLRQYILGNSNALRSAKNSAQLRSFTQLMWLAFFANRLTQEKKSSTLRDVYYSSQAFAIEFEDQSESDNIIVDLEAVTSRPREDFHIFPEERSSIFGDLNIEYTIPGYEGKKMNLSNHPDGYSIGPSLTTAELVDTSAEIVIAIEKGGLFTRFVEEQIDKKFKSIIINTGGQAPRSTRTLLKRLHDELGLPVIILTDGDVYGEHIAMVIKSGSANAAHLRELTVPDAKWVGVWATDIEKYKLPTIPMTESDIKRCYDLQKDPRYESGIWKKELEVFLRLKRKAELEAFAKYGLTNITDKYLPQKLELAKSL, encoded by the coding sequence TTGAAAACAAATAAAGAAAAAGCTAAAGAAATTAGTAAAAAGGCTAAAGAAAAACAAAAAAGTGTTCTTGAATCTCTAAAAAACCACGGAGCAAAAATCTATGAGGATTTGGAAAATGGACGATTTCCCAAATTTTCAATCCCGAGTAGATCTGTAGGTAATATTGTTTATGATAAAAAATTAAGGCAATACATTTTAGGCAATTCAAATGCATTGAGAAGTGCTAAAAACTCTGCTCAACTGCGCTCTTTCACACAATTAATGTGGCTTGCATTTTTTGCAAATCGTTTAACTCAAGAGAAAAAGTCATCTACGTTAAGAGATGTGTATTACTCTTCACAAGCATTTGCCATAGAATTTGAAGATCAATCTGAATCCGATAACATAATTGTTGATTTGGAAGCAGTAACCTCGAGACCTAGGGAGGATTTCCATATTTTTCCAGAAGAGCGAAGCTCAATTTTTGGTGATTTGAATATAGAATATACTATTCCTGGTTATGAGGGGAAAAAAATGAATTTGTCAAATCATCCTGATGGTTATTCCATTGGGCCTAGTTTGACAACTGCTGAATTAGTTGATACTAGTGCTGAAATTGTAATTGCAATTGAGAAGGGTGGTCTTTTTACAAGATTTGTTGAAGAACAAATTGATAAAAAATTCAAATCTATTATTATCAATACTGGAGGACAAGCTCCACGTTCTACCAGAACTTTACTTAAGCGCCTTCATGATGAGCTGGGATTGCCTGTAATCATTCTAACTGATGGTGATGTGTACGGAGAACACATTGCCATGGTGATTAAATCTGGTTCTGCAAATGCTGCACATCTGAGAGAATTAACCGTACCTGATGCAAAATGGGTTGGGGTTTGGGCTACTGATATAGAAAAATACAAACTACCAACAATCCCAATGACTGAATCTGACATTAAGAGATGCTATGATCTTCAAAAAGATCCAAGATATGAATCAGGAATTTGGAAAAAAGAATTAGAAGTATTTCTAAGATTAAAAAGAAAAGCTGAATTGGAGGCCTTTGCCAAATATGGTCTAACTAACATCACTGACAAATATTTGCCGCAAAAATTAGAATTAGCAAAAAGTCTGTAA
- a CDS encoding Hsp20/alpha crystallin family protein has translation MVIKTKDTLYLVNSDLDCLASYKGAYSNEQSLNFVIPIIVILFLGIIYIMTQRADSGFVSFFLIGAAALTMFYWVRVLKKMTKDQKPLYTQSREQEQKNWVYDLIKGEGEFVFVAEVPGPEDKIAVRLVDGMLYIRGTAGFSKEVPIEGANNMQIFDFKYRNGVLTLRIK, from the coding sequence ATGGTAATAAAAACCAAAGATACTTTATATTTGGTAAACTCAGATTTGGACTGTTTGGCAAGTTACAAAGGTGCATATTCAAATGAACAATCACTAAATTTTGTAATTCCAATAATTGTAATCTTATTTCTAGGAATAATCTATATCATGACTCAAAGAGCAGATTCAGGTTTTGTTAGTTTCTTCTTAATTGGAGCCGCAGCACTAACAATGTTTTACTGGGTCAGAGTATTAAAGAAAATGACAAAAGACCAAAAACCACTCTACACACAATCAAGAGAACAAGAGCAAAAGAATTGGGTATATGATCTTATCAAAGGTGAAGGGGAATTTGTTTTTGTTGCAGAAGTTCCAGGTCCTGAAGACAAAATTGCAGTAAGACTAGTAGATGGAATGCTATACATCAGAGGAACTGCAGGATTTTCAAAAGAAGTGCCAATAGAAGGTGCAAACAATATGCAGATATTTGATTTCAAATATAGAAATGGTGTATTGACACTTAGGATAAAATAA
- a CDS encoding adenine phosphoribosyltransferase encodes MNLKDRIAEYPNFPKKGILFRDFSPILKDPSAMTTIADEFSKHFHPKNIDLFAGIESRGFILACILATRYNKGMMMIRKAGKLPGKTIKMSYTIEYGKDTIEIQKDIIKEGQRVLICDDLLATGGTAKASAKLIEKVGGKIVGFAFIIELTDLNGMKGISKYDCKSLVKY; translated from the coding sequence ATGAACCTAAAAGACAGAATAGCTGAATATCCAAATTTCCCTAAAAAGGGGATTTTATTTAGAGATTTTAGCCCCATCCTAAAAGATCCATCAGCAATGACAACTATTGCTGATGAATTTTCAAAACATTTTCATCCAAAAAATATTGATCTTTTTGCAGGAATAGAATCAAGAGGATTCATTCTTGCTTGTATTCTAGCCACAAGATACAACAAGGGAATGATGATGATTAGAAAGGCAGGAAAACTACCAGGCAAAACCATAAAGATGTCATACACAATTGAATATGGAAAGGATACCATAGAGATTCAAAAAGACATAATCAAAGAAGGACAAAGAGTCCTTATTTGTGATGATTTGCTTGCTACAGGAGGAACAGCTAAGGCATCTGCAAAACTAATTGAAAAAGTAGGAGGAAAAATTGTAGGTTTTGCATTCATTATTGAATTAACAGATCTTAATGGAATGAAAGGAATAAGCAAGTATGATTGTAAATCATTGGTGAAGTATTAA
- a CDS encoding KH domain-containing protein produces MSFEKLLRIPNDRIAVLIGKSGNVKSKIENLCHVILDIDGETGEVLIKSNGDVEKIQPFKAMEIVTAIGRGFSPENALTLLKGENTLHVIDLREFAGKSNANVERIKGRIIGEGGRARRNMENLSGTHISVYGKTVSIIGDASKLRLAVDAISSISSGSMHGAVYDKLEAANRKEKQEKMKLWEDQDVFY; encoded by the coding sequence ATGAGCTTTGAAAAATTACTCCGTATCCCAAATGATAGAATTGCAGTTTTGATTGGTAAATCAGGTAATGTTAAATCTAAAATTGAAAACCTATGTCATGTCATTTTGGATATTGATGGGGAGACTGGCGAAGTTCTCATAAAGTCAAATGGTGATGTTGAAAAGATCCAACCATTCAAAGCGATGGAAATTGTTACAGCAATTGGTAGAGGATTTTCTCCTGAAAACGCTTTGACTCTGTTGAAAGGAGAAAACACATTGCATGTTATAGATCTTAGAGAGTTTGCCGGAAAATCTAACGCAAATGTTGAAAGGATAAAAGGGAGAATTATTGGAGAAGGTGGTAGAGCAAGAAGAAATATGGAAAATCTTAGCGGTACTCATATCTCAGTTTATGGAAAAACAGTTTCAATTATTGGTGATGCAAGTAAATTACGATTAGCAGTAGATGCAATATCTTCTATTTCAAGCGGGAGTATGCATGGTGCAGTTTATGATAAACTAGAAGCTGCAAACAGAAAAGAAAAACAAGAAAAAATGAAATTGTGGGAAGATCAAGATGTCTTCTATTAA
- a CDS encoding S-methyl-5'-thioadenosine phosphorylase — MEKDVEIGIFGGTGIYDSGLLEDAQEVDIDTPYGKPSDTITVGTFKGRKIAFLPRHGKKHTIPPHMINYKANIWAFKELGVTRIIAPSAVGSLKEELEPGHFVLPSQFLDFTKSRDGSFSENGRVIHISVADPFCPELQSSITKVTDNQNIKIHKNCTYVCIEGPRFSTKAESKFYRTTGADIIGMTLVPECQLAREAQICYASISTVTDYDVWAEKPVTAKEVLETLSKNVEGTKKILTELIETIPEIRSCSCAKALEEAEF, encoded by the coding sequence ATGGAAAAAGATGTAGAAATTGGGATTTTTGGCGGTACTGGAATTTATGACTCAGGATTACTAGAAGATGCACAAGAAGTAGATATCGACACCCCATATGGAAAACCATCAGACACAATAACAGTGGGGACTTTCAAAGGAAGAAAAATTGCTTTTCTTCCTAGACATGGAAAAAAACATACAATTCCCCCACATATGATTAATTATAAAGCAAATATTTGGGCATTCAAAGAGTTAGGAGTCACAAGAATTATTGCTCCATCAGCAGTCGGAAGCCTAAAAGAAGAATTAGAGCCAGGGCATTTTGTATTGCCATCACAATTTCTAGATTTTACAAAATCAAGAGACGGTTCATTTTCTGAAAACGGCAGAGTTATTCATATTTCAGTAGCAGATCCATTCTGTCCAGAGTTGCAATCATCAATTACAAAAGTTACAGACAATCAAAATATAAAAATTCATAAAAATTGTACATACGTATGTATTGAAGGCCCAAGATTTTCTACAAAAGCAGAATCAAAATTCTACAGAACAACAGGTGCAGACATTATCGGAATGACACTAGTTCCAGAATGTCAACTAGCAAGAGAAGCACAGATTTGTTATGCATCAATCTCAACAGTAACGGATTATGATGTTTGGGCAGAAAAACCAGTAACTGCAAAAGAAGTATTAGAAACACTTTCAAAAAATGTTGAAGGAACAAAGAAAATACTAACAGAGTTAATTGAAACAATTCCTGAAATTAGAAGTTGTTCTTGTGCAAAAGCATTAGAAGAAGCAGAATTCTAG